The nucleotide window AGTAATGGCTGGGCCTGGACTATGGTGGACTTGGAGGGTGCTTGGGTCTCTGCTATTGGTGCCAGGAATTCTGGGTTGGGGCAAAGAAGGCCACTTCGCAATTTGCAAGATAGCAGAGGTGAGTCGGCATATTTAGTCATGAGGAATTAGATTTTATTCTTACCAACCCAACATGAAAATGCATAACTAGAAGTGATGCAAGCTTGCTGGTATTTGTAAATAtttaatctataaaattaattagtcGATAAAAAATGGGCTCTAGTAGAGAAAATAGTGGATTGATATGATGGATATGAAAATTGGGAGAGCGCATCGTCAGACTAGTTGCATAATTTATATGCAACTTATCATTTTAGCTTCATTTTGGTTCAAAAATGTGTTTGAAGTGCTGATGAAGATAAAGGATGGGATTTTGTCCATGTCACCTCATTTTTGTgcttatattgtaattttgacGATGGTGGTGAGGTGGGTTCTGAATCTTCAACATTTGTTTGATACAGGGCTTTCTGAGTAAAGATGCTCTGGCTGCAGTAAAAGAATTGCTTCCAGCGTCTGCCGCGGGTGATCTTGCTGAAGTTTGTTCCTGGCCTGATGAGATTCGATACCATTTACGGTGGAGTAGTGCTTTACATTATGTTGACACGCCAGATTTTTTGTGTAACTACAAATATTGCAGTGAGCAGCTAGTTTTTCAGTGATTTAGTGGTGCTATCTTGATAGTATTAGGTCTGATACTTTTATTTCAGCAGCTTGTGCCTGCTGGATCATGCATCTGTTCATGATCTGCAACTGCTCAGTTTAATTCATAGTCTGTTTGCATAGCTTCTTTCTTTGACTTAATTCTTAAGATGAACGATAATGTTATTGCCCTTGTCTGATAGGAGACTGTCATGACCCTGCTGGACATAAAGATAGATGTGTGACCGGAGCAATTTACAACTATACAATGCAACTCTTTTCAGCTTATCATGACTCCATCTCTGAATCAAAGTGTAAGCACCCATATTTATTGGATGTTGAGGCTTGCCCATTCTTACATATAACTATTCCTAAATAtcaatttccctcattttttTATGACAGACAACTTAACTGAAGCACTTATGTTCTTGGCTCATTTTATTGGGGATGTCCATCAGGTTTTCTTTTCACACTGGTAACTTTAACCGCCTTAGAAAAAGAGTAAACCATGCAGTGGCATCTCAAATTTTCCGGATGAAGTGGTGTAAATTAATGAAAGACACTATCTGAATGGTTTAGACTATATTAGATTTGTGCAtattttaaaagagaaattatcactttcattttctttaagaAATTCATGTTTGGTGTTGACAGCCCCTACATGTTGGCTTCACTGGAGATGCAGGCGGGAACACAATAATAGTCCGATGGTATCGCAGGAAGACAAATCTCCACCATGTATGTCTTAATTCCATAGTAAACCCCATCGTTGTGGACCTAAATGAATGATTATATTATTACCTCCCCTTTATTTCCCACGTCCATCcccttctctgtttttctggcttttctttttctttttcttttttttctttttttgacaaGAATGATTGTGCAAAGCAACAGTCAGATGTGAGAGGTTTTGGAATGGGAAAAGATGGCatatttgttgtttgtgtTCAAGCTTTTGACTCTGTGAAAATGGTGTTGTTCTAGGTCTGGGATAATATGATCATTGAATCTGCTGTAAAGACATTCTATAGTAAAGATCTTGCAATCATGATAAAGGCCATTGAAAGTAATATTACGGTATGAAGTTcatattttattgttgtttgaGTTTGTTATAAGATTTTTGTCTGCTTTTGTCCTCACAAGAGTACGCATCCCTGTGCAGCAATGCGATACTCATTtgcttttctatttatttgcAGGATGGCTGGTCCAATGATATATCAGAATGGCAgatttgtgcaaataatcagACTGTGTGTCCAAATGAGTATGTACACGTTCGTTTTAGTTCCTCCAATGCTTAATACCTCGTGTATATATGATTTAACTTGTTTTTGGTCATGCAGATATGCTTCTGAAAGCATTAGTTTGGCATGCAAATATGCTTACAGAAATGCCACACCAGGAAGCACACTGACAGGTATGCAAGGATTTGTTATTCCATTTAAGGTTTTCGTTTTCTCTTTCATATATACCAATAGACAACGTAACGGAATTAAAGGTGTGAAAATGTTTGATATCTAGGTCTAACTTAAGAATCATTTTCTTAAAATGAAAACGATATCCCGCCAGGCTATTTGCATTTGTATTGGTTCCCTCTAGCAGACTATTGCAGCGATGACAACCTATCTGCATAATTGCATGTCctagaaatatttatataatcacatttctgattttttttctatctCTAACTTCATCACATCACATGGACTTGGaacattttgttttgatgctaGTATATTCTCAtatagttttttgttttatcttcTTGTTTAGATGATTACTTCCTTTCTCGGCTACCTGTTGTGGAGAAGAGGATAGCTCAAAGTGGGGTCCGCCTGGCTGCTACCCTCAATCGTGTTTTCTCTTCTGAAGCAAAAATTGCTGAAGCATGAAGATAGAGGATACAGGATAGAGGATAGGGATGCATCTTCGGAAGATCACCTATAGTGGGGCCACCATTGTTGCTTAAAAGCGTCAAGTTCCCCATACGCAAGACCTCCCTCATGTATCAAATTAGTGAAGTCTTAATGTATTCCTAATATGTTGATGATGCCTCTAATATGCCAGAATATGCCCAACACCTCATCCCATCTGGCTTGTGTTAAAGAATCAATCAAGGACTGACGTTTGGTTTGGGGTAATTAAAATAGTTGGAATACCAAACTTGTACTCATTGAATAACTTGAATGACTTGTAAATATAAGCAACCAAGTCCCTCTGTTGGGCCTATAAATTTTCAGTATTGTGTCATCATATTGAGGAACAAATTAGTTGGTTTTTTTCTCAGCAGATAGAAATTAAGATGGACAGGTATAGATGCTTTGGGGGATTTTCCCTTCatgggtttgttttgttgctAGCGTTCGTTTGCGTTATAGTTCCAAGAGCTCAAGGATGGAGCAAAGAGGGTCATATTATGACATGCCGGATTGCACAGGTAAACCCAAATTCCATCACTCTGGGGAGTGGGAAGTAGGTCCTGTTCTGTTTGAGCAACATCATGATTGTGGAACTATTGAAATGAATTGCCCAAAATTCCATCTAGTTTAAAATCATGTCCATTAGAAAAATGTAAATGCAATCACTCCAAGTAGTTTACACGTCTCAACATTTTTTTactcttcaattttttaatttttaatttttgggtttgatttgatCATCCAATCCAAGTCAGATGGGTTTTTGAATGAATTGAAACCTTAATGAAAATTCAACTTTGGACCTACACCGTCCTTTGCATGTCCTAGATTTTTGAGTTTCGATAGGATCTCAATCCTTATAAAGATCATTGACTAATTATTGTTAAACTGCAGGCACTTCTAGAGCCTGAAGCAGCAGAAGCCGTTAGAAATTTACTACCTCACGACGTTGATGGCGACTTGTCCGCTCTCTGCGTATGGCCAGACCAAATCAGGCATTGGTACAGATACCGGTGGACTAGCCCACTTCACTTCATTGACACACCTGATAATGCTTGCAACTTTGACTACTCAAGTAAGCTTTATATACCCTGCCTCTTTagtactttttaatcaattagcAGAATTGCAACATTATTAATTGTGCCATGTTAACTTTAATTTGGGATAATAGGGGACTGTCATGATACACATGGCTTGAAGAACATGTGTGTTGCTGGTGCCATCCAAAATTTCACCTCTCAGCTTTCACACTACACAGAAGGAACCTCTGATCGTCGATGTAAGGAACCCCGATTTTATTATATGTGCAGATTGATTCCATTGCTTTAGGTTTTGTCAATGGCTAATTTCTTGCATTGCACAACaaacaacaccaccaccatgGTTTGTTTGCCTTGGACTCTTTGCAGATAATATGACTGAGGCCTTGCTTTTCTTGTCACACTTCATGGGAGATATCCATCAGGTATGTGGCCAATTCCAACATTTGACATTCTTCTATAGCTCTCTTTGGATTGAACTTATTAaggatttcttttttagtttttatattCTGATCATCTTCTTATGTATATTTTGGCAGCCAATGCACGTTGGATTCACGACAGATGAGGGAGGAAACACAATAGACTTGCGTTGGTTCAGACACAAATCAAATCTCCACCAT belongs to Prunus persica cultivar Lovell chromosome G4, Prunus_persica_NCBIv2, whole genome shotgun sequence and includes:
- the LOC18778381 gene encoding endonuclease 4, with the protein product MAGPGLWWTWRVLGSLLLVPGILGWGKEGHFAICKIAEGFLSKDALAAVKELLPASAAGDLAEVCSWPDEIRYHLRWSSALHYVDTPDFLCNYKYCRDCHDPAGHKDRCVTGAIYNYTMQLFSAYHDSISESKYNLTEALMFLAHFIGDVHQPLHVGFTGDAGGNTIIVRWYRRKTNLHHVWDNMIIESAVKTFYSKDLAIMIKAIESNITDGWSNDISEWQICANNQTVCPNEYASESISLACKYAYRNATPGSTLTDDYFLSRLPVVEKRIAQSGVRLAATLNRVFSSEAKIAEA
- the LOC18778495 gene encoding endonuclease 1, with amino-acid sequence MDRYRCFGGFSLHGFVLLLAFVCVIVPRAQGWSKEGHIMTCRIAQALLEPEAAEAVRNLLPHDVDGDLSALCVWPDQIRHWYRYRWTSPLHFIDTPDNACNFDYSRDCHDTHGLKNMCVAGAIQNFTSQLSHYTEGTSDRRYNMTEALLFLSHFMGDIHQPMHVGFTTDEGGNTIDLRWFRHKSNLHHVWDREILLQALKDYYDKDMELLLQDIQGNITDGIWSDDVTSWQHCDDHPSCVNKYATESINIACKWGYKDVEKGDTLTDDYFLPRLPVVEKRIAQGGVRLAAILNLVFSSQETQVGDEASRSPT